In Candidatus Epulonipiscium viviparus, one DNA window encodes the following:
- the dusB gene encoding tRNA dihydrouridine synthase DusB — protein sequence MKIGTIEIPNNIALAPMAGFTDLPYRNICKEFGAGLVYTEMVSAKALLYENDKTCVLLQVADTEHPVAAQLFGSDPSILSAMAQQVSESSVDFIDLNMGCPAPKITKNGEGSALLANPKLVYTIVSAVAKASPKPVTVKIRKGYTEVNAIEVAQAIEAAGASAITLHGRTRDQFYSGVADWDIIKKVKSKIAIPLIGNGDIKSPEDAKAMLDYTNCDAIMIGRAALGNPWIFQRTLHYLNTGELLPDPTLPEKIEIILKHTQSLIAFKGEYIGIREMRAHLSCYIKGFPQAAKLRSELNKATSLDDIKYELNKLL from the coding sequence ATGAAAATCGGAACAATCGAAATACCCAATAACATCGCTCTGGCGCCAATGGCTGGATTTACTGACTTACCTTATCGAAATATTTGCAAAGAGTTTGGAGCCGGACTTGTATATACAGAAATGGTGAGTGCAAAAGCTCTACTCTACGAAAATGATAAAACTTGCGTATTATTACAAGTTGCTGATACTGAGCATCCGGTAGCGGCACAGTTGTTTGGCAGCGATCCCAGTATCTTATCTGCTATGGCACAGCAAGTATCTGAGAGTTCTGTAGATTTTATAGATCTCAACATGGGCTGCCCTGCACCCAAAATTACAAAAAACGGCGAAGGCTCTGCTCTCCTTGCTAACCCTAAGTTGGTTTATACAATAGTCAGTGCTGTTGCCAAAGCGTCACCAAAGCCAGTGACCGTTAAAATTCGAAAGGGTTACACAGAAGTTAACGCAATAGAAGTTGCACAAGCAATCGAAGCTGCAGGTGCGTCTGCCATCACGTTGCATGGTCGCACCAGAGATCAGTTTTATTCTGGAGTTGCCGACTGGGACATTATAAAAAAGGTCAAATCCAAAATAGCCATTCCGCTCATAGGCAATGGTGATATCAAATCTCCCGAGGATGCAAAAGCCATGCTAGACTACACCAATTGCGATGCTATCATGATTGGCAGAGCGGCCCTCGGAAACCCTTGGATCTTTCAGCGCACGCTACACTATCTCAATACCGGAGAGCTTCTTCCAGATCCCACCTTACCAGAAAAAATAGAAATCATTTTGAAGCACACCCAAAGTTTAATTGCTTTCAAAGGCGAGTATATTGGCATTCGTGAAATGAGAGCACATTTATCGTGTTATATAAAAGGATTCCCACAAGCCGCCAAACTTAGAAGTGAATTAAACAAGGCAACTTCATTAGATGATATTAAATATGAATTAAATAAACTTTTATAA
- the pgsA gene encoding CDP-diacylglycerol--glycerol-3-phosphate 3-phosphatidyltransferase, which translates to MNIANKLTTLRIILVFVFMTVIWIPFFNFITTLWISLIIFIIASFTDFLDGYLARKLNLVTNLGKFMDPLADKMLVCTAMIALIDMGKSVPNGVLPAWIVVLILLREFMVSGVRLIAAGQNIIVSANMLGKIKTVVQMIMIIFYLCPYTNDFMSTTATILAYCSLVLTIVSGVKYLVDNKEVFNEK; encoded by the coding sequence ATGAATATTGCGAATAAGCTTACAACACTTAGAATTATTTTAGTATTTGTATTTATGACAGTAATATGGATTCCCTTTTTTAACTTTATCACCACTTTATGGATTTCTTTAATTATATTTATTATAGCTAGCTTTACTGATTTTCTTGATGGATATTTGGCTCGAAAATTAAATTTAGTTACAAATTTAGGAAAATTTATGGATCCACTTGCAGACAAGATGCTGGTCTGTACTGCTATGATTGCTCTTATTGATATGGGGAAATCTGTCCCCAATGGCGTCTTACCAGCTTGGATAGTCGTGCTGATTTTATTAAGAGAATTTATGGTTTCTGGGGTTCGACTAATAGCAGCTGGGCAAAATATCATTGTCAGTGCCAATATGCTCGGAAAAATTAAAACTGTTGTACAAATGATCATGATTATATTTTATTTATGTCCGTATACAAACGATTTTATGAGTACAACTGCGACGATATTAGCTTATTGTTCATTGGTTCTTACCATTGTTTCTGGCGTAAAATATTTGGTGGATAATAAGGAAGTATTTAACGAAAAATAA
- a CDS encoding 3'-5' exoribonuclease YhaM family protein has product MISDFVPQTHVKGYFITKNKQILKNKNGKDYHSLKLQDESGIIDAKVWAFHTAIEPYQSEQVVYVEGEVTLFLDQPQLNIFKIRPAKEGEYDLAALIPHTNKDIAKLEEELYKYIDIVQDADMKRLLETIFLDEQTHKKFFTKPAAKTIHHAYLSGLLEHSITMTQIGVFLSNLYEHANKDLVITGCLLHDIGKIDELSGFPENEYTDAGQLLGHIVLGTNRVALEISKLDGFNPDVANFILHILISHHGEQQYGSPEVPKSIEAMIVHLADYTDSRLKMFEEILTAAKDAKYTGFNKILNRNIRNTGYSPHL; this is encoded by the coding sequence ATGATTTCAGATTTTGTTCCACAAACACATGTGAAAGGTTATTTTATAACCAAAAATAAGCAAATTCTTAAAAATAAAAATGGTAAAGACTACCATTCTCTTAAATTACAAGATGAGAGCGGTATAATTGATGCCAAAGTATGGGCATTTCATACAGCAATTGAACCATACCAAAGTGAACAGGTTGTTTATGTAGAAGGAGAGGTTACACTTTTTTTAGATCAGCCTCAACTAAACATATTTAAAATCAGACCTGCTAAAGAAGGTGAATATGATCTCGCAGCGCTGATTCCACATACTAATAAGGATATTGCAAAATTAGAAGAAGAGCTCTATAAATATATTGATATTGTTCAAGATGCTGACATGAAAAGATTATTAGAAACAATATTTTTAGACGAACAGACTCATAAAAAATTCTTCACCAAGCCTGCAGCAAAAACAATTCATCATGCATATTTGAGCGGATTACTAGAACATTCTATCACGATGACTCAAATTGGAGTATTCCTTAGCAATTTGTATGAGCATGCAAATAAAGATTTAGTAATTACCGGCTGTCTTCTTCATGATATTGGCAAAATAGACGAACTCTCTGGATTTCCAGAAAATGAATACACAGATGCAGGGCAATTGCTAGGTCATATTGTATTAGGCACCAATCGAGTAGCCTTAGAAATTTCAAAGCTAGATGGATTCAATCCTGATGTCGCTAATTTTATATTGCACATCTTAATATCTCATCATGGAGAGCAGCAATATGGATCTCCAGAAGTTCCAAAATCAATCGAAGCAATGATTGTTCATCTTGCAGATTATACAGATTCTAGGCTAAAGATGTTTGAAGAAATTTTGACCGCAGCTAAAGATGCAAAATACACAGGATTTAATAAAATTTTAAATCGTAATATTAGAAATACTGGTTACTCCCCTCACTTATAG
- the ychF gene encoding redox-regulated ATPase YchF encodes MNLGIVGLPNVGKSTLFNALTKMEADAANYPFCTIEPNTGRVNVPDSRLDVLSEMYKSEKVIPAVCEFVDIAGLIKGASKGEGLGNQFLSHIREVDAIVQVVRCFEDENIIHVDKTIDPVRDIETINLELILSDMEVLDRRIAKTKKVAKADKAAQKEVVFLEKLYAHLEEGQPAKSMETEDDDEAALLKNLGLISQKPTLYAANVAEADLVTENEYVKQLRDFAKTEGSEVFVVSAQIEQELSELDAEEKAIFLEDLGITDTGFAKLINASYKLLGLISYLTAGPKEVRAWTITKGTKAPGAAGKIHSDFERGFIRAEVVNFDDLVACGSYNGAKEKGLVNVEGKEYVVKDGDIILFRFNV; translated from the coding sequence ATGAATTTAGGGATTGTGGGGCTTCCGAACGTCGGAAAGAGTACATTATTTAATGCGTTAACAAAAATGGAAGCTGATGCTGCGAATTATCCGTTTTGTACAATAGAACCAAATACCGGAAGAGTGAATGTGCCGGATAGCAGATTAGATGTATTAAGCGAAATGTATAAAAGCGAGAAAGTTATACCAGCAGTATGTGAGTTTGTAGATATAGCGGGGTTGATAAAAGGCGCTAGTAAAGGGGAGGGCTTGGGCAATCAATTTTTGTCGCATATAAGAGAAGTTGATGCGATTGTTCAAGTGGTGCGTTGCTTTGAAGATGAAAATATTATTCATGTGGACAAAACTATCGACCCTGTAAGAGATATAGAAACGATAAATTTAGAATTGATATTGTCGGATATGGAAGTGCTAGATCGTCGTATTGCAAAGACCAAAAAAGTTGCCAAAGCAGATAAGGCGGCACAAAAGGAAGTTGTATTTCTTGAAAAACTATACGCGCATTTAGAAGAAGGTCAGCCTGCAAAAAGTATGGAGACAGAAGATGATGACGAGGCAGCATTGTTAAAAAATCTGGGGCTTATCAGTCAAAAGCCTACCTTATATGCAGCAAATGTTGCAGAAGCAGATCTTGTGACAGAAAATGAGTATGTAAAGCAATTACGTGATTTTGCAAAGACTGAAGGATCGGAAGTGTTTGTGGTTTCAGCTCAAATTGAACAAGAATTATCAGAACTTGATGCCGAAGAAAAAGCAATCTTTTTGGAGGATCTGGGCATTACAGATACTGGGTTTGCCAAGTTAATCAATGCTAGTTATAAATTACTAGGATTAATAAGTTATTTAACAGCAGGACCAAAAGAAGTTCGTGCATGGACAATTACAAAAGGAACCAAAGCTCCGGGAGCAGCTGGAAAAATTCATTCAGATTTTGAAAGAGGATTTATACGAGCAGAAGTGGTCAACTTTGATGATCTGGTAGCGTGTGGTTCATATAATGGAGCAAAAGAGAAAGGATTAGTAAACGTTGAAGGGAAAGAGTATGTCGTTAAAGATGGCGATATAATTTTGTTTAGATTTAATGTTTAG
- the lgt gene encoding prolipoprotein diacylglyceryl transferase, which translates to MPNIYFPNIGLSFNIDSVAFSIFGLPIYWYGIIITTGIILGTLLCAQLAKVEKISPDSVYDFIMIDIIFAIIGARIYYVAFKWDYYSNNIGQIFNLRQGGIAIYGAIIASIIVAIVYTRIKRINLLQFGDIWAPGLLLGQAIGRYGNFVNKEAFGDYTDGYFAMRILKSDAAHSLTPTILDNLVIDQGLTYIQVHPTFFYESTWNIVLLIILLIYYKRKKAHGEIFFWYIIGYGIGRFWIEGLRTDQLVIPGIGIPISQLVALFSIIVGILGCLVVRKKASKRIFSL; encoded by the coding sequence ATGCCAAATATATATTTTCCAAACATAGGACTTTCGTTCAATATTGATTCGGTAGCTTTTTCCATTTTTGGACTGCCAATCTATTGGTATGGAATCATAATAACAACAGGGATTATTCTAGGAACGCTGCTATGTGCGCAATTAGCCAAAGTTGAAAAAATTTCTCCTGATTCCGTTTATGATTTCATTATGATTGATATTATTTTTGCTATCATTGGTGCCAGAATCTATTATGTAGCATTCAAATGGGACTACTATAGTAACAACATCGGTCAAATTTTTAATTTACGCCAGGGTGGCATCGCCATATACGGCGCCATCATTGCATCTATCATCGTTGCCATTGTCTACACCAGAATTAAGCGCATCAATTTGCTACAATTCGGAGATATATGGGCTCCAGGCCTTTTGTTAGGTCAGGCCATCGGTCGCTACGGCAACTTTGTTAATAAAGAAGCTTTTGGTGATTATACCGATGGATATTTTGCAATGCGCATTCTAAAAAGCGACGCCGCGCATTCTCTTACACCTACTATTTTAGATAATTTAGTAATCGATCAGGGCCTAACATACATCCAGGTCCATCCAACATTCTTTTATGAATCTACCTGGAACATCGTTTTATTAATTATATTGCTAATCTACTATAAACGAAAAAAAGCACACGGCGAAATTTTCTTTTGGTATATAATAGGATATGGAATCGGTCGCTTTTGGATCGAAGGCCTTCGCACAGACCAACTCGTAATACCTGGCATCGGAATACCGATCTCTCAACTTGTTGCACTATTTTCTATTATAGTCGGCATTCTAGGCTGCTTAGTTGTTCGAAAAAAAGCTAGCAAAAGGATCTTTAGTCTGTGA
- a CDS encoding bifunctional 5,10-methylenetetrahydrofolate dehydrogenase/5,10-methenyltetrahydrofolate cyclohydrolase translates to MNIETKKIDGTKIASIIKQEVKDAVEAMAPETVGLSVITVQTNSSAQIYIKNKQKACDYVGIKSQIYTLDESSTTNNVLELIEVLNDSHSVDGILVQLPLPKHMDQSTIIAAISPSKDVDGFSKENLAGLIAGGSSFESCTPLGIMALLKHENIEIAGKKCVIIGRSNIVGKPLALMLLNEDATVCICHSKTVNLANEIKTADILISAVGKAKFITGAMIKPKAVVIDVGITHDENGKLCGDVDFDSCLGIAEYITPVPGGVGPMTIAMLLKNCVRAAQLHV, encoded by the coding sequence ATGAATATAGAAACTAAAAAAATAGATGGTACAAAAATCGCTTCTATTATCAAACAAGAAGTTAAAGATGCTGTTGAAGCAATGGCTCCTGAAACTGTAGGGTTATCTGTTATTACTGTTCAAACAAATTCGTCTGCCCAAATATATATCAAGAACAAGCAAAAAGCCTGCGATTATGTTGGAATAAAATCTCAAATCTACACATTAGATGAAAGTAGTACAACAAATAATGTACTAGAATTAATTGAGGTATTAAATGATTCTCATTCTGTGGATGGAATATTGGTTCAATTGCCACTTCCTAAACATATGGATCAATCGACTATTATAGCTGCTATATCTCCTTCTAAAGATGTTGATGGCTTTTCAAAAGAGAATTTAGCTGGTCTCATTGCAGGCGGTTCTTCCTTTGAAAGTTGTACTCCATTGGGAATTATGGCGCTTTTAAAACATGAAAATATTGAAATAGCCGGCAAAAAATGTGTTATTATAGGACGCAGTAATATTGTAGGAAAACCTTTAGCATTAATGCTTTTAAACGAAGATGCGACAGTTTGTATCTGCCATTCAAAAACTGTTAACTTAGCGAATGAAATAAAAACAGCCGATATACTGATTTCAGCTGTAGGCAAAGCAAAATTTATTACTGGAGCAATGATTAAACCTAAAGCTGTCGTAATAGATGTAGGAATAACCCATGACGAAAATGGTAAATTATGCGGGGATGTTGATTTCGATTCTTGCTTGGGTATTGCAGAGTATATTACTCCAGTACCTGGTGGGGTTGGACCTATGACCATTGCTATGTTGCTTAAAAATTGTGTACGAGCTGCACAATTACATGTTTAA
- a CDS encoding MBL fold metallo-hydrolase encodes MDMKLCILASGSKGNCTYIKAGKARILVDIGISVTQVIAKLKQIGVDPVDITAIFITHEHDDHIKGVGFFSRKFGTPIYATQKTWDVILAKELLGKVTNIKIIDVAVPVLIANVLRIKAFSISHDTVDPVGYVFNTTTKKIGYLTDCGTIDQNIVSELSDCNGIVLEFNHELNLLEVGKYPYFLKKRIASNIGHLSNDDAAKLLSDVYHKNLKWAILAHISEENNVPELAYLSAKNILKGNNKNSDIQLYIAQQKKPSAILTI; translated from the coding sequence ATGGATATGAAATTATGTATTTTAGCAAGTGGAAGTAAAGGTAATTGCACATATATAAAGGCGGGGAAAGCTCGTATTTTGGTAGATATTGGTATTAGCGTAACTCAAGTAATAGCAAAACTTAAGCAAATTGGTGTTGATCCAGTAGATATTACTGCAATCTTTATTACGCACGAGCATGATGATCATATCAAGGGTGTTGGATTTTTTTCACGAAAGTTTGGCACTCCCATATATGCGACTCAAAAAACTTGGGATGTAATCCTAGCCAAAGAGCTACTGGGCAAAGTAACAAATATAAAAATTATAGACGTGGCAGTTCCTGTTCTCATAGCTAATGTTTTGCGAATTAAGGCCTTTAGCATTTCGCATGATACAGTGGATCCTGTAGGGTATGTATTTAATACAACAACAAAGAAAATAGGATATTTAACAGACTGCGGAACTATTGATCAAAATATTGTATCAGAATTATCTGATTGTAATGGAATTGTTTTAGAATTCAATCACGAGCTAAACTTATTGGAAGTTGGAAAATATCCGTATTTTCTAAAGAAGCGCATTGCAAGTAACATAGGGCATCTTTCTAACGATGATGCTGCCAAATTATTATCAGATGTGTATCACAAAAATTTAAAATGGGCTATCTTGGCTCATATTAGTGAGGAAAATAATGTACCAGAATTAGCATACCTCAGCGCTAAAAATATATTAAAAGGTAATAATAAAAATTCTGATATTCAACTATATATAGCGCAACAAAAAAAACCTTCGGCCATATTAACTATTTGA
- the rimO gene encoding 30S ribosomal protein S12 methylthiotransferase RimO, protein MANTVTFLSLGCDKNLVDSEHMLGLLNEGGFVLISEEDKAEVIIVNTCCFIDDAKQESIDSILEVAQYKKTGNCKALIVTGCMAERYKTELLEEMPEVDAVVGTTSYDKIVHIARNVLDQNEVKQHFEDVNRPHLENMPRVLTTGGYFAYIKIAEGCNSHCTYCIIPSLRGQYRSRPKEKIVEEVMQLAEDGVSEIILVAQNTTMYGIDKGYTLTNLLQELSDIDGIEWIRILYCYPENITDELIEEIKVNSKVCKYLDIPIQHSSDQILKRMNRKSSNAFLKQLIQKLRDNIPNIMIRSTLIVGFPGETEEDFNNLIDFVKETKLDRLGVFTYSQEEGTPAAKLANQIDEHIKESRKNTIMKIQQEISKQICATKVGKIFRVLIEGKLEKEDVYIGRTYGDAPVVDSKVFVEYEGDLMCGDFISVKITQADEYDLIGEVVYEYCE, encoded by the coding sequence GTGGCAAATACAGTTACATTTTTATCACTGGGATGTGATAAAAATTTAGTAGATAGCGAACATATGTTAGGCCTTTTAAACGAAGGAGGTTTTGTATTAATAAGCGAAGAGGATAAAGCTGAAGTTATTATCGTTAATACTTGCTGTTTTATAGATGATGCAAAACAAGAAAGTATTGATAGTATATTAGAAGTTGCACAATATAAAAAAACAGGAAATTGCAAGGCATTAATTGTAACAGGATGTATGGCAGAAAGGTATAAAACCGAATTGTTAGAAGAGATGCCAGAAGTGGATGCTGTGGTCGGCACTACTTCTTATGATAAAATTGTTCACATCGCAAGAAATGTACTAGACCAAAATGAAGTAAAGCAACACTTCGAAGATGTCAATCGACCACATTTGGAGAATATGCCAAGAGTATTAACCACTGGAGGTTATTTTGCATATATAAAAATTGCCGAAGGATGCAACAGTCATTGTACCTATTGTATAATCCCATCTCTTCGTGGTCAATATAGAAGCCGTCCAAAAGAAAAGATTGTTGAAGAGGTTATGCAACTAGCAGAAGATGGAGTAAGTGAAATTATTTTGGTAGCACAAAATACTACAATGTATGGAATCGATAAAGGATATACGCTCACAAATTTACTGCAAGAACTTTCTGATATAGATGGTATCGAATGGATTAGAATATTGTATTGTTATCCCGAAAATATTACAGATGAATTGATCGAGGAAATTAAGGTAAATTCCAAAGTTTGTAAGTATTTGGATATTCCTATTCAACACTCTTCGGATCAGATTTTAAAACGAATGAACAGAAAAAGTAGCAACGCATTTTTAAAACAATTGATCCAAAAATTACGTGATAATATCCCGAATATAATGATTCGATCTACTTTGATAGTCGGATTTCCTGGAGAAACAGAAGAAGATTTCAATAATTTAATTGACTTTGTAAAAGAAACTAAACTGGATCGTCTTGGAGTTTTTACGTATTCTCAAGAAGAAGGCACCCCTGCTGCTAAACTTGCAAATCAAATTGATGAGCATATCAAAGAATCGCGTAAAAACACAATTATGAAAATCCAGCAAGAAATTTCTAAACAAATTTGTGCTACAAAAGTTGGCAAAATTTTTAGAGTTTTAATAGAAGGCAAACTAGAAAAGGAGGATGTTTATATTGGCAGAACTTATGGCGATGCACCTGTGGTAGATTCAAAAGTTTTTGTAGAATATGAAGGCGATTTGATGTGTGGAGATTTTATTTCTGTGAAAATTACTCAAGCTGATGAGTATGATTTGATTGGAGAAGTAGTCTATGAATATTGCGAATAA
- a CDS encoding A24 family peptidase has protein sequence MLEVLMCVYLICISISDAATKIIPPKFTAAIMCLGIINTAMNANNIVEHIVGMLIIPSILFLIIVFTKEQAMGGGDLKLMTGAGLYLGASKIMIAFSTACYIALFWYAVKSIAGNPEREFAFGPYLAIGIVVAMFMR, from the coding sequence ATGTTAGAAGTTTTAATGTGCGTATATTTAATATGCATATCTATATCTGATGCTGCAACGAAAATAATTCCACCCAAATTTACTGCAGCAATAATGTGTTTGGGAATTATAAATACAGCAATGAATGCTAATAATATTGTTGAACACATTGTAGGAATGTTGATAATTCCGAGTATTCTATTTTTGATCATAGTTTTCACAAAAGAACAAGCAATGGGTGGAGGAGATCTAAAATTGATGACAGGTGCTGGGCTGTATTTGGGTGCATCAAAAATTATGATAGCCTTTTCTACAGCTTGTTATATTGCATTATTTTGGTATGCAGTAAAATCAATTGCCGGAAATCCAGAAAGGGAATTTGCATTTGGACCTTATCTTGCAATTGGAATTGTGGTAGCCATGTTTATGAGATAA
- a CDS encoding ABC transporter substrate-binding protein, giving the protein MNHKFALYIAIVTTALVGCSGNDSTETVAPTEITAPTSEASVPVRDLGGLVVTIASWAEVKEPEVKVNAYDEALWEYRNEMMEKHNFKFEELALTKWNETLELFSTSTLAGEPAAEIFRFQSNYQASAINSGLAYDLTKVESINLDDPIWHEQVIEMSTVGDAVYGIAVEFEPKMGLYFNKRLFEEAGLDPDLLYDLQASGEWTWDKLWEISEKLTRDTDNDGVNDVYAQSLNLSRLFHIATLSNNGSYVGRDEDGKYFINLSSPETMEAFTWAADYIAQDFDLYPENWAGIDQLFLNAKVAMHIGDEWQAANFNREMEDDFGFVCFPKGPRATDYVVGMSDATWVIPNTFSPEEVEDIMFALELWNTPPPGYDGPDDWMTPFYPSYRDERAVEETLAIMFNPANAKIDYQNFIAGSVKTDGVASDVYWRSKTPAESVESMTPIWQVEIDKLNAAGNK; this is encoded by the coding sequence ATGAATCATAAATTCGCGTTATACATAGCAATTGTCACAACAGCATTAGTTGGATGCAGTGGAAACGACTCCACAGAAACTGTTGCACCTACAGAAATTACTGCACCCACATCAGAAGCGAGTGTGCCCGTTCGCGATCTTGGAGGTCTAGTCGTTACAATTGCAAGTTGGGCAGAAGTTAAGGAGCCAGAAGTTAAGGTCAACGCATACGATGAAGCGCTCTGGGAATACCGCAATGAAATGATGGAAAAGCATAACTTTAAATTCGAAGAACTTGCACTCACCAAATGGAACGAAACTTTGGAGCTCTTTTCAACCTCTACCCTAGCTGGCGAACCTGCTGCGGAGATTTTTAGATTTCAATCCAATTATCAAGCATCGGCAATAAATAGTGGTCTTGCATATGATTTAACAAAAGTTGAAAGCATTAATTTAGACGACCCAATATGGCATGAGCAAGTAATCGAAATGTCCACTGTTGGCGATGCCGTATATGGTATTGCAGTAGAATTTGAACCTAAAATGGGACTATACTTCAACAAAAGATTGTTCGAAGAAGCTGGTCTTGACCCCGATTTATTATATGATCTACAAGCAAGCGGTGAATGGACCTGGGATAAATTATGGGAAATTTCAGAGAAGCTCACTCGCGATACAGACAATGATGGTGTAAACGATGTCTATGCACAATCTTTAAATTTATCCAGATTATTCCATATAGCAACTCTGTCCAATAACGGCAGCTACGTTGGTAGAGATGAAGATGGCAAATATTTTATCAATCTTTCATCGCCAGAAACTATGGAAGCCTTCACTTGGGCAGCAGATTATATAGCGCAAGACTTCGATTTGTATCCTGAAAATTGGGCAGGCATCGATCAATTGTTTCTCAATGCTAAAGTTGCTATGCACATAGGCGACGAATGGCAAGCTGCTAATTTCAATCGCGAAATGGAAGACGATTTTGGTTTTGTGTGCTTTCCTAAAGGCCCTCGTGCAACAGATTATGTTGTAGGTATGAGCGACGCCACATGGGTTATCCCAAACACATTCAGCCCAGAAGAAGTTGAAGACATTATGTTTGCTCTCGAATTATGGAACACGCCTCCTCCAGGATACGACGGACCAGATGATTGGATGACCCCGTTCTATCCATCATATAGAGATGAGCGCGCAGTCGAGGAAACCCTTGCGATCATGTTCAACCCTGCAAACGCAAAAATCGATTATCAAAATTTCATTGCAGGCAGCGTAAAAACCGATGGTGTCGCAAGCGATGTGTATTGGAGAAGCAAAACTCCAGCCGAATCTGTAGAATCGATGACTCCTATCTGGCAAGTTGAAATTGACAAATTGAATGCAGCTGGGAACAAGTAA